ccatcagctctgtgtccacagacccaaaccagaaccagagacTAGAACCCTGAACCTCCAGGGGGACGTGGAGGAGgcccggttctgttctgggtccaatgaaacctcaagactatcaaggcttcctggagccagatgtctcagtctcagctcatgtGTCCACCAGGATAAagacccaaaacaccaagaacgaGTCAGAACCAAatattggaccgttctgaagaggccacctgagccctgatctgaatcctgctgaacatctggaggaggagctgaaacatctggagaaggaagcctTCAGACCGGGGACAggtgtggacaggtgcagaggACTCAGCGGTACAGAAGTCCCCTGACTGCTGATCGACTCAAAGGTTGGACAGGACATTAAGTTAAGGaaccatctttgtgtttttgttggttttagtctttttttcaggttatttctgacctttgtgtgtttttccttctttaataaaacaacacaaacacctgtGTAACAGGTAGCAGTTTCAGAGTTTCAGTCTTTTTAAGCAAACGTAGTAAACTGACAGCTCAGAACTAAACCCTTCAACATTTACGGAACAAAGTGTCCAATATAATAAACGACAGCAGTCCTGAGACGAGCTCCAGGTCAACATTTATCTGCCGAcgaagctaaaggctaaaggcAGGCAGAAGGGAGAAGAAGACCAAATAACCCCGCGGACAGCGAGAGAAGCAGCGAACTCACCGGTGACGGACGGTTCTCCAGGACGCTCCAGCAGAACATTTCAAATCAACGAGCAGGAAGGATTTCCTCAGGCAACcttcagagacagagacagagacagagacaggtcAGTGGGTCTCTGAATACAACAACATTTCTCCTGGAAATATGAGTTTAATGTAAATTtgtcatgaaataaaaacaacatctaaaCATCGGaccgctcaggaaggagacggttctgttcctgagctgaaaGACTCCTCCGAGACACGAGTCCACGAGCTGAAAGACTCCTCNNNNNNNNNNNNNNNNNNNNNNNNNNNNNNNNNNNNNNNNNNNNNNNNNNNNNNNNNNNNNNNNNNNNNNNNNNNNNNNNNNNNNNNNNNNNNNNNNNNNNNNNNNNNNNNNNNNNNNNNNNNNNNNNNNNNNNNNNNNNNNNNNNNNNNNNNNNNNNNNNNNNNNNNNNNNNNNNNNNNNNNNNNNNNNNNNNNNNNNNNNNNNNNNNNNNNNNNNNNNNNNNNNNNNNNNNNNNNNNNNNNNNNNNNNNNNNNNNNNNNNNNNNNNNNNNNNNNNNNNNNNNNNNNNNNNNNNNNNNNNNNNNNNNNNNNNNNNNNNNNNNNNNNNNNNNNNNNNNNNNNNNNNNNNNNNNNNNNNNNNNNNNNNNNNNNNNNNNNNNNNNNNNNNNNNNNNNNNNNNNNNNNNNNNNNNNNNNNNNNNNNNNNNNNNNNNNNNNNNNNNNNNNNNNNNNNNNNNNNNNNNNNNNNNNNNNNNNNNNNNNNNNNNNNNNNNNNNNNNNNNNNNNNNNNNNNNNNNNNNNNNNNNNNNNNNNNNNNNNNNNNNNNNNNNNNNNNNNNNNNNNNNNNNNNNNNNNNNNNNNNNNNNNNNNNNNNNNNNNNNNNNNNNNNNNNNNNNNNNNNNNNNNNNNNNNNNNNNNNNNNNNNNNNNNNNNNNNNNNNNNNNNNNNNNNNNNNNNNNNNNNNNNNNNNNNNNNNNNNNNNNNNNNNNNNNNNNNNNNNNNNNNNNNNNNNNNNNNNNNNNNNNNNNNNNNNNNNNNNNNNNNNNNNNNNNNNNNNNNNNNNNNNNNNNNNNNNNNNNNNNNNNNNNNNNNNNNNNNNNNNNNNNNNNNNNNNNNNNNNNNNNNNNNNNNNNNNNNNNNNNNNNNNNNNNNNNNNNNNNNNNNNNNNNNNNNNNNNNNNNNNNNNNNNNNNNNNNNNNNNNNNNNNNNNNNNNNNNNNNNNNNNNNNNNNNNNNNNNNNNNNNNNNNNNNNNNNNNNNNNNNNNNNNNNNNNNNNNNNNNNNNNNNNNNNNNNNNNNNNNNNNNNNNNNNNNNNNNNNNNNNNNNNNNNNNNNNNNNNNNNNNNNNNNNNNNNNNNNNNNNNNNNNNNNNNNNNNNNNNNNNNNNNNNNNNNNNNNNNNNNNNNNNNNNNNNNNNNNNNNNNNNNNNNNNNNNNNNNNNNNNNNNNNNNNNNNNNNNNNNNNNNNNNNNNNNNNNNNNNNNNNNNNNNNNNNNNNNNNNNNNNNNNNNNNNNNNNNNNNNNNNNNNNNNNNNNNNNNNNNNNNNNNNNNNNNNNNNNNNNNNNNNNNNNNNNNNNNNNNNNNNNNNNNNNNNNNNNNNNNNNNNNNNNNNNNNNNNNNNNNNNNNNNNNNNNNNNNNNNNNNNNNNNNNNNNNNNNNNNNNNNNNNNNNNNNNNNNNNNNNNNNNNNNNNNNNNNNNNNNNNNNNNNNNNNNNNNNNNNNNNNNNNNNNNNNNNNNNNNNNNNNNNNNNNNNNNNNNNNNNNNNNNNNNNNNNNNNNNNNNNNNNNNNNNNNNNNNNNNNNNNNNNNNNNNNNNNNNNNNNNNNNNNNNNNNNNNNNNNNNNNNNNNNNNNNNNNNNNNNNNNNNNNNNNNNNNNNNNNNNNNNNNNNNNNNNNNNNNNNNNNNNNNNNNNNNNNNNNNNNNNNNNNNNNNNNNNNNNNNNNNNNNNNNNNNNNNNNNNNNNNNNNNNNNNNNNNNNNNNNNNNNNNNNNNNNNNNNNNNNNNNNNNNNNNNNNNNNNNNNNNNNNNNNNNNNNNNNNNNNNNNNNNNNNNNNNNNNNNNNNNNNNNNNNNNNNNNNNNNNNNNNNNNNNNNNNNNNNNNNNNNNNNNNNNNNNNNNNNNNNNNNNNNNNNNNNNNNNNNNNNNNNNNNNNNNNNNNNNNNNNNNNNNNNNNNNNNNNNNNNNNNNNNNNNNNNNNNNNNNNNNNNNNNNNNNNNNNNNNNNNNNNNNNNNNNNNNNNNNNNNNNNNNNNNNNNNNNNNNNNNNNNNNNNNNNNNNNNNNNNNNNNNNNNNNNNNNNNNNNNNNNNNNNNNNNNNNNNNNNNNNNNNNNNNNNNNNNNNNNNNNNNNNNNNNNNNNNNNNNNNNNNNNNNNNNNNNNNNNNNNNNNNNNNNNNNNNNNNNNNNNNNNNNNNNNNNNNNNNNNNNNNNNNNNNNNNNNNNNNNNNNNNNNNNNNNNNNNNNNNNNNNNNNNNNNNNNNNNNNNNNNNNNNNNNNNNNNNNNNNNNNNNNNNNNNNNNNNNNNNNNNNNNNNNNNNNNNNNNNNNNNNNNNNNNNNNNNNNNNNNNNNNNNNNNNNNNNNNNNNNNNNNNNNNNNNNNNNNNNNNNNNNNNNNNNNNNNNNNNNNNNNNNNNNNNNNNNNNNNNNNNNNNNNNNNNNNNNNNNNNNNNNNNNNNNNNNNNNNNNNNNNNNNNNNNNNNNNNNNNNNNNNNNNNNNNNNNNNNNNNNNNNNNNNNNNNNNNNNNNNNNNNNNNNNNNNNNNNNNNNNNNAGAGACACGAGTCCACGAGCTGAAAGACTCCTCAGAGACACGAGTCCACGAGCTGAAAGACTCCTCAGAGACACGAGTCCACGAGCTGAAAGACTCCTCAGACAGGAAGAAGACATGTCTCCCAACGCAACACAAAGACAGATCAcagtttggagacatgtcctgtggtctgatgaggcTTCCAAGCCTGAGGACACCATCCCAACTGTGGAGCACGGGGGCGGCAGCACCATGAAAGAAGATCGTAGAAAcattgaagcaacatctcaggacatcagccaggaagttaaagcttggacaCTAAGAGGTCTTCAAACGGACAATGTCCCTCAGCGACCATCATAAAGCCTCAGTCTTATAGAAACTTTGTGGGCGGAGCCTAAAGGCGTGAGAGCAAGGAGGCCGACGAACCCGACTCGAAGCAGAACTTCTGACCCGAGTCAGATAGGAGCTGAGAACATGGACGGGAACATGTGACCTGAAACAGGCAAACATCTGGTTCCAGCTGCTTCTAACAGCCGAACCCGGAGCAGGTTATCGGTCTGTTCTCTGTTACCACGGCGACCTAACCGGGCTCAAACAGAACCAGCTTCACGGTACCCAGAGCTCATTAGCGGTTGATCCGGCGCTCAGGAGTGACATCATTAAAATAAACGAGCTGCAGAGAGGAGACGACAAAGAGCCGAAGGAACAGCCTGAGCGGCTGAAACTAACTCAGACATGAATCATTTAGAGGAGggatgcttatcgcccgccgacTGTTAGACGGAGtcttcatcacttcctgtttgtttgggttCACATTAAACTGATTCACTCAGtcagagaagctgtggaggCTGCAGATTCCTGACCATCGGGCCaacagcgccccctgcaggccCGCCTACTCACTGACCCGACCCAACAGAACATCAGAACCCaggcctggttctggttttacTTCTAACTGGAGATGTTTCACTTTAAGACAGATTTTAGACCAAATTTAGCTTCTATAATTTCACAGTTTGGGGGAAACGGaggaggcgggcgatatgcattcagaATCAGGACCTTCTCCTCTGCCCGCCTCGGAGGCTTAAACCAGTTCAAACTAAAACCTTTAACTGATCTGACTCCTCTCCGCTGCAGCTCAGCAGCGCCGCCTGCTGGCCACAGGCTGCAGCGCCTCAGACTGGATCAGGTGGAGGTTCGGGACCGACCGGCTCCGAGtcgggacaaaaacaaacaccggggggaggagggggagggaggggccCGTATAAAGTGCAGGAGCCGCAGATGTGGggccacagagacacagaggcagcagggacacggaggacacagaggacacgGGGACAGCTTTCAGTTTGCTCCACATTGCTCCGTCTGCCGCAGAAACAGGATGGAGGTGAAACTCTGGGTTTCCGTGATGTCAGTGACGTGCTCCTGGATTTTCTGCACAGGTAACCGACCCGACCTGCGCGCGACACCACCTGTCTGAAGCCCCGAGGTAAAGGAAGTTCGGTGCTGACCAGCTTTAATCTGTCTCCTTCCAGGTCTGTCCGCTCCGGCTGCAGAGACCTCCACAGCCGCGCCGCTGCGCCACGTGCGCAACAAGCGCTGCTCCTGCGCCACTTTCCTGGACAGGGAGTGCGTGTACTTCTGCCACCTGGACATCATCTGGGTCAACACACCTGAGTGAGTGGCGCGCGCTCCGCCCTGACCTGTTCAGAGAAATGATTGAAACCGTGACGCGTCCCGGCGCGCGAGGCCGCTTTTAACCGCGTCTTCCTGTCCGTCCAGGCGCGTGGTCTCCTACGGGCTGGGGAACGCGCCCCGGGCCAGGCGCGCGCTCACAGACTCCATGGCAACCAGCCGCGGGGGGCTCAGGTGTCGCTGCGTCCGAGAGACGGACCGAACCTGCGAGAACTTCTGCCTCAGGTGAGGAGAGAACCCGGACCTCCTTCGGGTCTGGCTCGGGTCTGGAGCGGTTCTGACGGATGCTGTGATCTCTCCCGCAGGTTGGAGACCGCGGCGGACCCGCAGAGGACAGGCGGGACAGGCGGGACAGACAGGTGAGTCTGACACAACCTCACAGGGAGCTGGTCCCGAATCTGTCCGCGAGACACTTCTGAGTGCGTGAAAACCAGAGGGACAGGGGGACAGACAGGGGGACTCGGTGTCTTCAGACTTAGAGTGGACACCTGAGGAATCCGTTTTTAAAGATCCTCCCTGGAGGACACCTTCATGTCCCTTCATGTCCCTTCATGTCCCTTCATGTCTCACAGTTTCATTAATTAATGAACCAATTAAATCATTAAGATAATTATCTTCATTCCTTCAGGAGGAGCCTCAAAGGTTCCTCCAACCTTTCCTCTGTGCTGCAAGCTGCGGCTCTCGGGCCACAGGAGGGTCTTCAgcttctctgatttaaaaccaaacatcagataaatgttgttttttctctgaaatctgacagaaattaaacttttctCAACAACAAATCACAGCTTCAAATGTTAAATCCcataaataagaataaacaggtttgactttaataaaaactaaataaaggtTGAATAAATAACGCTCtctgcttttaataaaataaatccattaaatttaaattaaacatcaatctggctgaattattttaattcagggtttaaatttgatcaaaatctcagatgattgttttatgtttatataaGACTTAATTTGatgttatttaatgttttaaagctttaaataaactttattcagTAAGAAAAAGATGTTTGGATTGTTAggaacatttaataaataattctgaataatatgaacaataataaatacaaataaaacctgattctTCAGATTAAATTAATCTGGAACTCTGACAGAACTCTGagtaaacatcttacctgctgcagacgtTTATTTCTACTGCTGAGTTCTGACAGACCGCCTCTCCTTCCTGTTTACAGGACGCAGGTCACAAACAACccaccgccgccgccaccgctCCAGGCCGCCATCAGAACCCGAACGCTGCTGGGGAAGTGGATGAAGGCGAGGCGGCGCCACAGGACGAGAGCGTGGCGGGCCGAGAGCACGGCGTCCTAAACGGGACGCTTTCCTCCACGTTTCGTCTCATGAGGAGGACGAGGGGGATAGCTTCACCGGGACCTTCGGCCCGACGGTGGACAGGTGGACGGGTGGACGGGATGGACGGGTTGGACCCCAGAACCTCAAACAGCCACAGAAACCGTTTGTTTGTCCGAGGAGCCTCTGACCCGCAGAGAACGCTGGTTTGATTCCCGTCCTGAGAACGCGTTTTAATCCCTGAAGCTTTCCGGCTCAGAGACACGCGGTTCTGGACAGGAACCATTTTGTCCTGAAACCTCGGCGGTCTTCGTCCTGGATGTTTGAACCTGGACTCTCCTGCGAGCCGAAGCTTCGGGACacggaggaagacgaggagaaTCCTTCCTCTGACAGGACTGAGCAGCTGCTGGGacattcagattttatttatgtttcactGAAAGTTTCCGTcttagatatttatttattgctctgGGGCCACGTTGGTCCGTTTCCTCAtttctgtgaaatgtttttgtcactgCGGGGCCGAATTTGGgccaaactttaataaaatgttaacttttatttaactccttcttcttcttgtgtcaaatgtttttatcagcCGAGGAGGAAGgaaattaaatcatttctttAGGAAGAATCAGCCTGAATTTAATTTATGGTCAGATTAAAGGTTCATCAGActctttaaatcatttcaaaccaaactggaaataaacaaaacaataaaactgctgacaaagtttaaaaaatacaaacaaaactctTCAGGAAACGAGAAGGATAAAAGTAAAGCTTGAAAACGATCTGTGCtgtggaggactctcagctgAGGACAGAAGAGACGTTCATCCGAAGATTAGTCCCCGAAGTTCCCctaaaatccgtccagcggttcaggagatatttcgctaacagaacaaacaaacacaaactctggtAAAAACATCGTCACCCTTTTTCCTTCATGTTACAACAAACTGCACGGTGGTGTGGCGTTAAAGGAGACGAGGACAACGTGTTGATGTGGAGGCCGACGAGCCAATCAAACCCCCCCTCAGCAGAATTCACTCGCATGTTTAAAGCCAGGTGAACACACCTGTCTGCAGGTAAACTGATGGGATGTGTTGTTCTTCACCCAGCTGATCTGGGATCTGCAGCTGTAATTACATGAGTCACAAACTGTTTACGTCCCGCTTGTTTGGACTCACAATCGTTGCTACGTTcattaaaaactctaaaatgcaGATAAATAACAGAGTGAAGCAACACATGTAGCCTCCGCACAAGCCCCACCCCCTTTACAGTCGCTCCTCTGTCTGATGTGCTCAAGtgttaaagaaatgaaacacagaagaagaagaagatctgTACTAAACTGGACtaaagaaaacagctaaaactagctaaactataacaaaaacatgaaatcagctagaagctaaaagcaacataaGACAGAAGCAGAGGCTAtcagctgaatgagccgaaggtttggaTGGAcaaacatcctcctcctcctcctcctcctcacactcTGAGGACACTGATCTCTGATctgacagctgattggctgcagaAATCAGTCCCTGCAGCTTAATGACAGTCATCACACGGGCTGTTTTTGGGCTCGGTTCAAACGCCGCCACGCCCACGCCGCGCGGCCGTCACTCATCGCGGATCTGCTCTGACTGGCAGCAGAAAACTATTCTAAGAGGTTTTATCTTGTTCGGCCCATTTAGCAAACAAATCTGCGGCGGAGTGTGAGCCGCAGGCAACGTGGTAACAAACGCAGCGGCACGCTCAGCCCCGACAGAAAACTGAGCTcacattttcctgtttgctgAGCGGATTGAAGAGTTTCTTATTaatctgaaaacaacagaaactttgattccactgaaacagaaacagaaactctgCAGTTTAATCCATATTAAAGAACTTATTGTGCTTAGAGAACATTCTAcatccaggtgtgtgttagcacaacgccagggcaggaagacatcagcaatgacctcagaggagcTGCTTTTCATCAGtctgagaagggtcaaaggtcatctggactccatcgttctacagagaggaagaaaacgTCCCAGCAGATtgaccctgaaggtcagaccgtgcaatgagctccagCTCAGCCTCtacaggttaaaggtcaaaggttaaaacctcttctctctaaagacaacatggcagctcagacttctggagcagaaccagaccagaggacagatgtttacccagaatgcactgcagcaggTTTGGAGAAAACCGTAAACATTTTGACAGACAAGGTGTCACTTCCTTCTCTCATTGGTGGAAACTGAAGCCAGCAGCAACAAGTTTATAAAAGcggccatgttgtatttttggaaccacaGTCAGTAGCGACGTGAGGCTTTAGGCCCCGCCTACTTCCTCATTTACAATTATGGTGTCACACGAACAGCAGTAAGGTGAAAACTATGTGAACcaacaacaaaatccaaactgttttttatttcttcattttttactttaccAACAGAAATGTGCCATTTGTTTACAgcatggagggggcggggcttaaaccTTGTTGGAACCAGCTGACAGGGAAGCTTCGACCTTCAGAGGTCCATCCCTGTTCAGTCTCCTCACACCATGCTtcaagcacggcggtggagggctgatggtttgggtttGATCTTTAGGtagaaactgatttttaaaagaaggataaaaacacaaaacttcattttaatttaagagcttttaaacagttttgaatATAAGATCCTGTTTTTCAGTGGAACTTTAAACTGAGTTCTTCTCTGACTTTATAAATCTCATCAGCTCATAAAGTCTGATGTTCAGACGGTCTCATGTCTGCAGCCGTCCCTCCACCTGCAGCCGTCCCTGGATCTGCAGCCATCCCTCCACCTGCAGCCGTCCCACGACCTGCAGCTGTTCCTGGACCTGCAGCCGTCCCTGGACCTGCAGCCGTTCCTGGACCTGCAGCCGTTCCTGGACCTGCAGTCGTCCCACGACCTGCAGTCGTCCCACGACCTGCAGCCGTCCCTGGACTTGCAGCCGTCCCACGACCTGCAGCCGTCCCTCCACCTGCAGCCGTCCCNNNNNNNNNNNNNNNNNNNNNNNNNNNNNNNNNNNNNNNNNNNNNNNNNNNNNNNNNNNNNNNNNNNNNNNNNNNNNNNNNNNNNNNNNNNNNNNNNNNNNNNNNNNNNNNNNNNNNNNNNNNNNNNNNNNNNNNNNNNNNNNNNNNNNNNNNNNNNNNNNNNNNNNNNNNNNNNNNNNNNNNNNNNNNNNNNNNNNNNNNNNNNNNNNNNNNNNNNNNNNNNNNNNNNNNNNNNNNNNNNNNNNNNNNNNNNNNNNNNNNNNNNNNNNNNNNNNNNNNNNNNNNNNNNNNNNNNNNNNNNNNNNNNNNNNNNNNNNNNNNNNNNNNNNNNNNNNNNNNNNNNNNNNNNNNNNNNNNNNNNNNNNNNNNNNNNNNNNNNNNNNNNNNNNNNNNNNNNNNNNNNNNNNNNNNNNNNNNNNNNNNNNNNNNNNNNNNNNNNNNNNNNNNNNNNNNNNNNNNNNNNNNNNNNNNNNNNNNNNNNNNNNNNNNNNNNNNNNNNNNNNNNNNNNNNNNNNNNNNNNNNNNNNNNNNNNNNNNNNNNNNNNNNNNNNNNNNNNNNNNNNNNNNNNNNNNNNNNNNNNNNNNNNNNNNNNNNNNNNNNNNNNNNNNNNNNNNNNNNNNNNNNNNNNNNNNNNNNNNNNNNNNNNNNNNNNNNNNNNNNNNNNNNNNNNNNNNNNNNNNNNNNNNNNNNNNNNNNNNNNNNNNNNNNNNNNNNNNNNNNNNNNNNNNNNNNNNNNNNNNNNNNNNNNNNNNNNNNNNNNNNNNNNNNNNNNNNNNNNNNNNNNNNNNNNNNNNNNNNNNNNNNNNNNNNNNNNNNNNNNNNNNNNNNNNNNNNNNNNNNNNNNNNNNNNNNNNNNNNNNNNNNNNNNNNNNNNNNNNNNNNNNNNNNNNNNNNNNNNNNNNNNNNNNNNNNNNNNNNNNNNNNNNNNNNNNNNNNNNNNNNNNNNNNNNNNNNNNNNNNNNNNNNNNNNNNNNNNNNNNNNNNNNNNNNNNNNNNNNNNNNNNNNNNNNNNNNNNNNNNNNNNNNNNNNNNNNNNNNNNNNNNNNNNNNNNNNNNNNNNNNNNNNNNNNNNNNNNNNNNNNNNNNNNNNNNNNNNNNNNNNNNNNNNNNNNNNNNNNNNNNNNNNNNNNNNNNNNNNNNNNNNNNNNNNNNNNNNNNNNNNNNNNNNNNNNNNNNNNNNNNNNNNNNNNNNNNNNNNNNNNNNNNNNNNNNNNNNNNNNNNNNNNNNNNNNNNNNNNNNNNNNNNNNNNNNNNNNNNNNNNNNNNNNNNNNNNNNNNNNNNNNNNNNNNNNNNNNNNNNNNNNNNNNNNNNNNNNNNNNNNNNNNNNNNNNNNNNNNNNNNNNNNNNNNNNNNNNNNNNNNNNNNNNNNNNNNNNNNNNNNNNNNNNNNNNNNNNNNNNNNNNNNNNNNNNNNNNNNNNNNNNNNNNNNNNNNNNNNNNNNNNNNNNNNNNNNNNNNNNN
The DNA window shown above is from Kryptolebias marmoratus isolate JLee-2015 linkage group LG5, ASM164957v2, whole genome shotgun sequence and carries:
- the edn1 gene encoding endothelin-1; protein product: MEVKLWVSVMSVTCSWIFCTGLSAPAAETSTAAPLRHVRNKRCSCATFLDRECVYFCHLDIIWVNTPERVVSYGLGNAPRARRALTDSMATSRGGLRCRCVRETDRTCENFCLRLETAADPQRTGGTGGTDRTQVTNNPPPPPPLQAAIRTRTLLGKWMKARRRHRTRAWRAESTAS